A portion of the Cervus elaphus chromosome X, mCerEla1.1, whole genome shotgun sequence genome contains these proteins:
- the LOC122689644 gene encoding small integral membrane protein 10-like protein 2A, giving the protein MAAAAALSGVAVRLSRSATTRGSYGAFCKGLTRTLITFFDLAWRLRMNFPYFYIAASVILNVRLQVHI; this is encoded by the coding sequence ATGGCAGCAGCAGCGGCCCTGTCGGGCGTAGCAGTGCGGCTGTCGCGCTCAGCCACGACCCGCGGCTCGTATGGCGCCTTCTGCAAGGGGCTCACGCGCACGCTGATCACCTTCTTCGACCTGGCCTGGCGTCTGCGCATGAATTTCCCCTACTTCTACATAGCGGCTTCGGTGATTCTAAATGTCCGCCTGCAGGTACATATTTAG